GCGGTTTCGTTGGTTAAACGCTACTTGCAATGCTACACAAACTAATATAGAAAAGCTCTATGCTTTGGTTACTGCCTTGTGTGATAAGTACCACTACGAGCTTAAGGTAACTTTTACCTTTATTACTCCTCGTACTTTGGTAATGATTGCCAACACCGATTGTAGCGACGCTCCTGAGGAAGTGCAAAAAGCCGAAGCATTTTACAAAGAAGGAGCTAAAGCTTTGGTAGCACAAGGGTTTTATCCCTACCGTGGTGGCATAGGAGCTTTTGAAGGTTATAAAGAGGGTTTACAACCTGAGTATGTAGATTTGCTTGGTGCGTTAAAAACCAGCTTTGACCCTGAAAACATATTGGCACCAGGCAAGTACAATATGTAATTATTTTAGAGTATCTATACTAACCTTAAAAAATAAAGAGCCTTACTTTGCGAATGTTTAGCAAAGTAAGGCTCTTTTGTATATTCTGTCAAGTGGGCTTTATTCGCCCCCTTTTACTGTTTTCTTTTTCTCGACTTTTTTCTCTGTTTCTTGTGATTTGGATTTGGTCTTGTCAGTCACTTTAAACCCTTTAGGAAGCTTAAAAGCATCTTTAGGCACGTTGGTATCCACTTCCTGAGCAGTCATTTCTATGGCAGCTTTGCCACTGGGGTGCAACAATACCAAAGCCAGTATGACTTGGTTTTTCAGGTCTTTAAAACTCCCTTCCAGCAACATGCCTTTTACTTTATAAGGGTGGTCTTTTAAATTCCAATAATACTCATCGCTCAGCCACACCTCTACTTGTTTTTTGTCGCCACTGTAGAGCTCTATATGGTGGGTTTTGATCCCTGCTATAATTTTTACCTTGCCCGTTTTCTTAGCAGTTACCTTGCGGTCGCGGGTAGACTTTGCTCTTAAACTATTTTTGGTGATGGTTTCTTTTTTAGTATCAATACTATAAAACACGTTCTTTCCTGCTTCAAAGATAAATTCACTGTTTCTCATTCCTCCGTCTATATAATACCTGAACTTTTTGCCATCGCTGACCACTTCGGTGGTGGTTCCCAGAAAAAGCTTGGCTTGCTCTATTAGTTTTTCATCGCCCGAAAAAGTCGTTTTATAGGTAATCTTTCCTTTAAAAATTTGCTGTGCATGTAGCTGAGCCACACACAAAGCCAAGCCAATAATGGTTATAAAAATATTTTTTTTCATAAATTATATAAGTATTTGATTATTAGTTGATACGAAATACAAGCATTTTTGAACATAAAAAAAGTTTTTTATGTGAAATCAATCTATGCTTTTATACAAATACCTATTTTAGTAATATGAATGATATAGAAACTCAATGGGCAAACGAACAACGCTTGATGGCAGCTCAAGTACAAATACCCACGCTGGGGCAAGGATATCAGCCACAAGACAATGACGTAATCTTAGGTTTAGACATTCAATACGAGAGCGACAAAGCCTATATTGCCGGAGACTTGCAGCACTATAATGGCCACCATTTGGGTACCTACAGTGGTGTAACAGCGGTGATGGCTCCGTATGTACCAGGCTTTTTTTGTTTTCGCGAAGGCCCCCCATTATTTGCGCTGGTAAACCACTTGCTCAATGATGCTACATTGCCACGTCCTGATTTACTGGTGGTTGATGGGCACGGTATTGCACATCCACGTACTTTTGGTGTAGCTTGCTGGCTGGGAGTAAAAACTGGTTTGCCCACTATAGGTATAGCAAAAAAAAGCTTGTTAAAATTTTCGGGGCAAGTAGGCAACGAGCAAGGAAGTATACTTGATATTGCCCATAAAGGGCAAGTCGTAGGCTACGCCTTGCGTACTCAAACAGGTATAAAACCCGAATATGTAAGCCCTGGACATTTGGTAGCACTGGATACTGCCAAAACAGTGGCATTGAACCTAGTAAGCGAATACCGTATTCCTGATGTACTGCGAAGGGCTGACCAAATGGCACGCCTCCACAGCAAAGACGAACAAACTAATGATTGGATAAATGTAGGAACTTTGGGGTAGACAACCCGCAATATATTTGGAGATAGACCAACTCTTGGTGTAGTTTTGGCGTTTATTTTAACAAAACAAATTGCATCAGTTGTATCTATGAAATATTCGTTCATTCTTTTTTGGGCAGTGTTTTTTCTGTGGGTGTTGCCCAATAAAAGTCAGGCACAACAACAAGCGGCTCAAAACGAAGCAGATAAAAAGCTCAAACGTGCCCTACAGATTATATGCCCCCAAAGTGATGATATATGTAAGTTGCTCAAAGAGCTACAAATAAAAGTGACCCGATTTCGCAAACAAGAAGTAATGGAAGATACCGAAGGTTTGTTTGCCATTGTAGAAGGAATAAAATATGTGTTTAGCCTGATAGAGAAGCGTCACACTGCCATGACAGTAAAACCATGTGAACTTA
The Microscilla marina ATCC 23134 genome window above contains:
- a CDS encoding endonuclease V: MNDIETQWANEQRLMAAQVQIPTLGQGYQPQDNDVILGLDIQYESDKAYIAGDLQHYNGHHLGTYSGVTAVMAPYVPGFFCFREGPPLFALVNHLLNDATLPRPDLLVVDGHGIAHPRTFGVACWLGVKTGLPTIGIAKKSLLKFSGQVGNEQGSILDIAHKGQVVGYALRTQTGIKPEYVSPGHLVALDTAKTVALNLVSEYRIPDVLRRADQMARLHSKDEQTNDWINVGTLG